GTCGAAGTTCACCACCAGCCGGCCACCGCCGCCCCCGCTGCGCTGGAAATCGAAGCCCGCGATCCGTGGCTCGCCGCCTGCCTCTGGCGAGGCGGCGGTCGCCGTGGACGTGGCTCGGGTGGCGGGTGCCGCCGTGCTCGCTGGCGTGGAGCCCCCTCCGATCACCAGCTCCAGGCGATTCCCCACCTGGCGCGTGCGATAGCTCAGCGGCGAGGCGAGGTCGAACACCAGACGCGTGCGCGAACCGGCCTCCAGCGTGATGAGTCGCTCGACCCCGGCGAGGCCGATCTCGCGACGGCGCTCGGCCAGGCCATTGGCGGTCTCGACCAGATCGATGCTCAGCCGCGGCGGCTCATCGAGCCGATAACCGCGCACCTCGGGCACCTCACCCTCGAAGCGCATCTCGACCTCGACCTCCCCCTCACTGCCCTGCCGCACCTCGAGCCCGGCCAGCGTCGACGCCGCCAGGGCCGCAGTGGGGTTGGCCAAAGCCAGCACCAACAGCGTACGCATCATGATCTGCATCGTCGTATCCCTTCCCTGCCTGCGTGGCACGGCCTAAATCCTCAGCCGGCCTGTTTCGTTGTTTCGTCGTCGAGGGTCAGCTGCCGAGTGCGCTCGACCCAGCCACCCCGACCGTTGTTGACCACCTCGACCATCTGCACGGAGCGCGCGGTGATGCCGATGATGCGGCCATAGTCAGTGCCCAATCGATCGCCACTGGTGAGGCGATGCACCTCGCCACCGGGCGCTCGCACCAACGCAGAGGGCCGATTGGCAACATTCAACGTGCCGACCAGCTCGAGTTGCTCGAGGGGATAGGCCTCCAGGGGCTCGCGCGGACGATCCAGATCCGGCGCCAGGTCCGCAGAGCCTTCCGGCACCTGCTCCGGGGCCGGCAGGCTTGACCGGAAGGGACTACGCCGATCCGCCTGATCGTAGGCGATGGGGTTGTAGTCCGGCACCACGGGCAAGGGCGCCAGCTCCACTTGACCCGGCGAGGCCCTGAACTCATCCAGCTTGCGCTCCAACTCCTCAAGCTCAGGCTCGACACAGCCCCCCAACACCAGGGCACCGAGCCCCAGCAGCATCGCCACACCACGTCTATTGGTCATCGCGTGCTCCCTCCCTGACCCTGTGGTGCCGCCTTCTCCACGTCGCTGTAAGTGCGTGCCAGCATCGACAACTGAAGCTCTCCGGCATTGCCGGCCGGCGCCAGGGTGAAGTCATGCTGGGTCACGATACGCGGCAAGGCTGCCACGGCGGCCAGAAATGAGGCGATGCGGTGATAGTCTCCCCGCACCCGAATATCGAAGGGGCGCTCGGTATAATGTTCCTGGTTGATCGGTGCGCGCAGGCGGATCGCATCGATGGCCAGCTGGTTATCCAGTGCCGCCTTGCTGATGTCATCGACCAGGGAGGGAATCTCGGCCCCGTCGGGCAACAGCTTCAAGAGGCCTTCGAGACGACTCTCCAGTGCCTCCGCCTGATCGATCAATGGCGGCAGCCGCGCCGCACCGGCGGCCTTGCTTCGGTAGTCACGCAGCAAGGTCTGCTCCTGCTGGCGCGCCTCCTCGAGCGACTCGAGCTTGGGCGCGGCGAGATACCAGTTCATGCCGGCAAAGGCCAAGCCCAGCGCCAGCAGGAAACAACCGAACTGCAGGGACCAGGGCCAGCCGCCTGCTTCCTTGATATCGAGCTCTCGCCAATCGAGCTCCCGCAGACGCCGCCATTCGGCCGATAAATTCATGGCGAGGCCTCCTCTTGCTCGTCCTCTGGTGGCTCGTCGGGCAGGTGCTGCGCCACGCTGAGCGCGAAGCGACGCTGGTCCTGCTCGGTGCCCTCGACCTCGGAAAGCACAGGCACGCCGAACACCGCGGAGGCCTCCAGGGCCCGCAGCTGGTCCGATACCTGGTAATTGTCCTCGGCCCGCCCGCCCAGGCGCAGCTGCCCTGCCTGGCGCGTCAGCTGGGTATACTGAACGCCCTCCTGAAGGCGTCTCGCCAGCTCGTTGAAGACATATACGGTCTGTGGCCGTCCCTGCTGCAGCTCGGTGAAGACCTCGATCTTGGCCAGCAGGGCGTCACGCGACTCCTCATACTCGCTGATGGTCCGGATATCCCGCTCGAGCTTCGACAGGGCGGTGCGGATATGATCGTTGCGCTGTTGCTGCACGGCCAGCTGATGATCGTAGTAGAAGGTCATCGCATACCCCGCACCCAGACCCAGCACTGCCATAAGGCCCAGCGCCATATTGAAGCGCTTGCCACGCTGCTCACGCTGCTCCTGTCGCCAAGGCAGAAGATTGATCTCGATGCCCATCAGCGCCCCCTCATAGCCAGGCCACAGGCCATCAGCATGGCCGGCGCATCGTTAGCCAGGGTCTGGGCGTTGATGCGCGGGTTGACCTGCATGCGACCGAACGGGTTGGCGTTCAGAACCTCCATACCCGTCTCCTCGACAAGCCGCTCCTTGAGCCCCGGTACCACGCTGGAACCGCCTGCCAGCACCAGGCGGCTCACCTTTTCCTTGCGACCCGCGGTGTAGTAAAGCTGCAGGGAGCGTCCGATCTGCTGCACCAGGGTCTCGACGAAGGGCATCAGGATGCTGGTCGGATAGTCGCCTGGCAGGCCACCGCGCTTCTTGGCCAGGCCCGCTTCCTCGAGACTGAGCCCATAGCGGCTGGCGATCTCGTCGGTCAGGCGACGTCCGCCGAACACGGTATCGCGACTGTAGACGATGCGACCGCCCCTGAGCACATGGAAGGCATTCATGTTGGCCCCGATGTCGACCAGCGCCATGCATTCCTCCTCCTCGCCGGGAGGCATCTGCTGACGCAACTCGTCGAAGGCCCGCTCCATGGCGAAGGTCTCGACGTCGACCGCGGCGGGCGTCAGATCGGCCTGGCGCAGCGTCTCGGTGAGCTGCAGGATATCCTGATTGCGACAGGCCACCAGCAGCACATCCTGCTGATCGCCATAGCGCTCGTTCAGCCCCAGGCGCTGGAAGTCGAAGGCCACCTCGCTGAACGGAAAGGGAATATGCTTGTCGGATTCGAGCTCGATGCGCGCCTCGATCTCATCGTCGTTGAGCGAGGCCGGCAGGATCAATGTCTTGGTGATGGCGGCACCGGCCGGCACGGCGACACAGGCCTCGCGAGTGCCAGGCTGCGCCTGAGCGACCGCACGCTGCAGAGCCTCGGCGACCTCGCCAATGTCGCGAATGCGTCGCTCGACTACCGCGCCCTCGCGAAGCGGCCGCACGGCATAACTCTCCACCCGCCGCTGGCCGCGGACACGCTTGAGCTCGATAAGTTTGACGGTCGCCGAGGTGATATCCACCCCGATCACCCCCTTGCCGGAATGCCTGAGTCTTCTCAAGACCTCACCCCCAAATCGAGCCTATCGCTATCATGCCAATGCATCAGTAGACGACTCTTCCCTTTGGCTTAACTTCCCCATACGAGTCAGATTACATGATAACTCCAATCCTCACACTGTAACGGCCCCGCAGGGGCTTCAACGCTGGTGACCCGACGCTCGGGTTCCTATAATACGGCCCTTCAGGAAGTCTCTATCGGCACCATCGTCCAGCCACCGTTCATCATGAGCACTACATTTTAATGAAGCCATTCAAAACGTTAGCCATATCGGCGATCTGGATCACGCTATCCCTGAGCGCCGCCGGCGTCCTGGCGGTGGCAGGTGCCGCCCTGTATTTCGCTCCGGGCCTTCCCGACGTACGCCAGCTGCAGGACTTCGAACTGCAGACGCCGCTGCGCATCTATACCCGCGATGACAAGCTGATCGGCGAATTCGGCGAGGAACGTCGCCTGCCGGTGAGCTTTGACGAGATTCCGAAGGACATGATCGATGCCTTGCTCTCCGCCGAGGATGCCGGCTTCTTCGAGCACCCCGGCGTCGACCCCAAGGGGCTCGCCCGGGCCGCCACCGAACTCGTCGCCAGCGGCGGCGACATCCAGTCCGGCGGCAGCACCATCACCATGCAGGTGGCGCGCAACTACCTGCTGACCCTGGATCGAACCTTCACCCGCAAGATCCGCGAGATCCTGCTGGCCCTGCAGATGGAACAGGTGCTGAGCAAGGAAGAGATTCTCACCCTCTACGTCAACAAGATCTTCCTCGGCCACCGCTCCTACGGCATCGGCGCCGCCGCCGAGACCTACTATGGCAAGCCGCTGCCCGAGCTTGACCTGGCTCAGACCGCGATGATCGCCGGCCTGCCCAAGGCACCCTCGAGCTTCAATCCGCTGGCCAACCCGGAGCGCTCGCTGATCCGGCGCAACTGGATCCTCTACCGGATGCGCGAGCTGGGCCACATCGATGCCGAGCGCTACGAGGAAGCCGTGCAGGCGCCGATCACCGCCCGCCGTTTCGCGACCCAGCTCGAGGTCGACGCCGATTATGTCGCGGAGATGGCTCGTCAATTCGTCGTAGAACGCTATGACGATGCCTATACCGGCGGCTACCGGGTGACCACCACGCTCGACAGCCGGCTGCAGCCCCTCGCTCGCCAGGCACTGACGCAGGGCCTGATCGAATACGATACCCGCCACGGCTGGCGTGGCGCCGAGGAGACCGACATTCCGGCAAGCCTGGTCGAGGCCCAGGAGCGCACCCAGCGCAGCGGCCTCGAGGAGGAGCTGGCCGAGTCCGAGGTGCGCGAGACGGCGCGCCAGGCGGCCCAGCGCAGCCAGGCTCAGGTCAGCGGCATCGACGGGGACGTCAGCAACTGGCTGCGGGTGCTCGAGCGCACTCCGGCCTATGGCCCCCTGGAACCGGCCATCGTGGTCGAGAGCGAGGACCGGGAGATGCGGGTCATGAACCGCGACGGCGAGCTCATCACCCTGCCCTGGAGCGGCCTCGAGTGGGCGGACCCCTACCTGAGCCCCTATAGCCGTGGCCAGCCGCCGAACGCGGCCGGCGACATCGCCAGCCGCGGCTCGCTGGTGCGCATTCTGAAGCGTGACGACGGCAGCTGGCGGCTGTCTCAGCGCCCCGCCGCCGAGGGCTCGATCATCGTCCAGGACCCCGATAGCGGCGCCGTGCTGGCCCTGCAGGGCGGCTTCAGCTTCGCCGCCAGCAAGTTCAACCGCGCCACCCAGGCCAAGCGCCAGCCGGGCTCGACCTTCAAGCCGTTCATCTATCTGGCCGCCCTTCAGGAGGGCGACATGACCCCGGCCACGGTGATCAACGACGCGCCGGTGGTGATGAAGTCCAACGAGGGCCTGTGGCGGCCGGCCAACTCCGGGGGCGAATTCCGCGGCCCCACCCGGCTACGCGAGGCACTGGCCCAGTCACGCAACCTGGTCACCATCCGCATCCTGCGCACCATGGGGCTCGAGCGCACCATCGACTTCCTGACCGGCTTCGGCTTCGCCAAGGACCAGCTGCCCAACGGCCTGTCACTGGCGCTGGGCAGCGCCAGCCTGACCCCCATGTCAATGACCAACGCCTACTCGACGCTGGCCAATGGCGGTTTCCAGGTCTCGCCTTGGTTCATCCAGGAGGTCGCCCGGGACGGCGAGGTAATCGAACGAGCCGAACCGGCCCTGGCCTGCCGCGCCTGCGCACCGGACGCCGAACGAGTGGAGCGAGACGGCGAGACATATCCGCTGGCCCAGCGGGTCGCCGAAGAGACCTCGATCTACCTGCTGCGCAGCATGCTGCGCGACGTCATCGAGCACGGCACCGGCCGCCGCGCCCTGTCGCTCAATCGCGGCGACATCGTCGGCAAGACCGGCACCACCAACGACCGTCGCGACGCCTGGTTCGCCGGCTTCAACGACGAACTGGTGACCACGGTCTGGGTCGGCAAGGACGACTACGACACCATCGGCGAGTACGGCGGCCAGGCGGCCCTGCCGATCTGGATGGACTTCATGGGCAAGGCGCTAGACGGCCATGCCGAGGCGCAGCCCTCGCGCCCCGAGGATATCGTGACCGCGCGCATCGACCCGGCCACCGGCCAGCGGCTGCGCGACGGACAACCCGGCGGCATCGACGAGCTGTTCGTGGCCGGCCAGCTGCCGAGCCTAGCCCCGCGCAGCATCGACCGGGAGCTCGAGTCCCAGAGCGGTTCCCAGGGCACCGGCTCATTCGACGCCATCTTCTGATCTCTAGCGACCCGGGGCGTCCTGCCCCGGGCATCGAGCGCCATGATGCTGTATCCCGCTACCGACGACCCACCGGGCATCGCCGCCCCGGCCCCGTCGCGCATCGCACCGCGCGCCCTCCAGTCAATGTCGTGTTCGACGGCGCGCCGCCCGACCCGCCTGGTGGGCCAGGTTCTGCTGGCGGGCCTGCTGGGCGCCGCCACCGCGGCACAGGCCTACCCCTTCTATGCACCACCCAAGGCCAAACCGGACGCGCCGACCTTCAGTGGCGACACCGAACTGGGCTATACCCGACTGAGCGGCAACACCAACAGCCAGACGCTGATCGCCAAGACGCGCCTGACCTGGTTGACCGGCGACTGGCTGCACACCCTGCGCCTGGAAGCGCGCACCGTGAGCGAGGACGAGGAGACCGAGGACGAGCGCTACCTGGCCTCCTGGCGCGAGCGCTACGACCTGAGCGGCCCCCACTACCTGTTCGGCTTCATGCGCTGGGAGCGGGAACGAGACAGTGGCTATGAGCGCCAGCTCACCGCCATCGGCGGCTATGGGCGCCAGCTGCTCGACGGCAAGCGCCAGGCACTCTCCCTGGAAGCCGGCCCCGGCTATCGCGACGACCGTCTCGAGGACCGGCCCGGTCAGCAACTGCCGGTGGCCTACGGCGCCATGGACTATCGCTTCACGCTATCGGACACCGGTCACTTCCAGCAGCAGATCTCGGTGGAAACTACCAGCGAGAACAGCACCCTCCGCTCGCTGAGCGCCATCACCAGCAAGCTCACCTCACGCCTGGCCCTACGCCTGTCCCACGAGATCAAGCATAACTCGCAGCCGCCGGACAGTGCCGATGCCCGCACCGACACCACTACCAGCGCCTCGCTGCAGCTGAGCTGGTAGTCCGCTTCGCCCCTTTGGCGCGCTGTTGCGCATCGCCTCCTCCAAAACGCGACACGCCGGCCCAAGGGCCGGCGTGTCGTTAGCGGGACGGGGCTCGGGGATCAGCCGCCGTAGACATCTTCCACACTGGTCAGCGGGTAGTGTGCCGGGTAGGGCTTGCGCGCCACGCCGGTATCTACTGCGGCCTGAGCCACCGCCGCGGAGACGCGATCCAGCAGGCGCGAATCCATCGGCGTGGGAATGATATAGCCGCGGCCGAACTCCAGATGCTCGATGTCGTAGGCGCGGAGCACTTCCTCGGTCACCGGCTCACGAGCCAGGTCCTTGAGCGCATGAACCGCTGCCACCTTCATCTCCTCGTTGATGCCGGTGGCCCGCACGTCCAGGGCCCCGCGGAAGATGAACGGGAAGCCCAGCACGTTGTTGACCTGGTTCGGGAAGTCCGAGCGACCGGTGGCGACGATCACATCCTCGCGGGCGGCCATGGCATCGCGGGGATGAATCTCCGGGTCGGGGTTGGAGCAGGCGAAGACCACCGGATCGGCGGCCATGGTCTTGAGCTGCTCAGGCGTGAGCAGGTTGGGGCCGGACAGGCCGACGAAGGCATCGGCGCCCTCGATGGCATCGTCCAGGGTGCGCCGCTCGGTCTCGGTGGCGAACATCGCCTTGTACTGGTTGAGATCCTCG
The genomic region above belongs to Halomonas sp. YLGW01 and contains:
- a CDS encoding penicillin-binding protein 1A — its product is MKPFKTLAISAIWITLSLSAAGVLAVAGAALYFAPGLPDVRQLQDFELQTPLRIYTRDDKLIGEFGEERRLPVSFDEIPKDMIDALLSAEDAGFFEHPGVDPKGLARAATELVASGGDIQSGGSTITMQVARNYLLTLDRTFTRKIREILLALQMEQVLSKEEILTLYVNKIFLGHRSYGIGAAAETYYGKPLPELDLAQTAMIAGLPKAPSSFNPLANPERSLIRRNWILYRMRELGHIDAERYEEAVQAPITARRFATQLEVDADYVAEMARQFVVERYDDAYTGGYRVTTTLDSRLQPLARQALTQGLIEYDTRHGWRGAEETDIPASLVEAQERTQRSGLEEELAESEVRETARQAAQRSQAQVSGIDGDVSNWLRVLERTPAYGPLEPAIVVESEDREMRVMNRDGELITLPWSGLEWADPYLSPYSRGQPPNAAGDIASRGSLVRILKRDDGSWRLSQRPAAEGSIIVQDPDSGAVLALQGGFSFAASKFNRATQAKRQPGSTFKPFIYLAALQEGDMTPATVINDAPVVMKSNEGLWRPANSGGEFRGPTRLREALAQSRNLVTIRILRTMGLERTIDFLTGFGFAKDQLPNGLSLALGSASLTPMSMTNAYSTLANGGFQVSPWFIQEVARDGEVIERAEPALACRACAPDAERVERDGETYPLAQRVAEETSIYLLRSMLRDVIEHGTGRRALSLNRGDIVGKTGTTNDRRDAWFAGFNDELVTTVWVGKDDYDTIGEYGGQAALPIWMDFMGKALDGHAEAQPSRPEDIVTARIDPATGQRLRDGQPGGIDELFVAGQLPSLAPRSIDRELESQSGSQGTGSFDAIF
- a CDS encoding pilus assembly protein PilP, with amino-acid sequence MTNRRGVAMLLGLGALVLGGCVEPELEELERKLDEFRASPGQVELAPLPVVPDYNPIAYDQADRRSPFRSSLPAPEQVPEGSADLAPDLDRPREPLEAYPLEQLELVGTLNVANRPSALVRAPGGEVHRLTSGDRLGTDYGRIIGITARSVQMVEVVNNGRGGWVERTRQLTLDDETTKQAG
- a CDS encoding DUF481 domain-containing protein, with translation MMLYPATDDPPGIAAPAPSRIAPRALQSMSCSTARRPTRLVGQVLLAGLLGAATAAQAYPFYAPPKAKPDAPTFSGDTELGYTRLSGNTNSQTLIAKTRLTWLTGDWLHTLRLEARTVSEDEETEDERYLASWRERYDLSGPHYLFGFMRWERERDSGYERQLTAIGGYGRQLLDGKRQALSLEAGPGYRDDRLEDRPGQQLPVAYGAMDYRFTLSDTGHFQQQISVETTSENSTLRSLSAITSKLTSRLALRLSHEIKHNSQPPDSADARTDTTTSASLQLSW
- a CDS encoding PilN domain-containing protein, producing the protein MGIEINLLPWRQEQREQRGKRFNMALGLMAVLGLGAGYAMTFYYDHQLAVQQQRNDHIRTALSKLERDIRTISEYEESRDALLAKIEVFTELQQGRPQTVYVFNELARRLQEGVQYTQLTRQAGQLRLGGRAEDNYQVSDQLRALEASAVFGVPVLSEVEGTEQDQRRFALSVAQHLPDEPPEDEQEEASP
- a CDS encoding type 4a pilus biogenesis protein PilO, which produces MNLSAEWRRLRELDWRELDIKEAGGWPWSLQFGCFLLALGLAFAGMNWYLAAPKLESLEEARQQEQTLLRDYRSKAAGAARLPPLIDQAEALESRLEGLLKLLPDGAEIPSLVDDISKAALDNQLAIDAIRLRAPINQEHYTERPFDIRVRGDYHRIASFLAAVAALPRIVTQHDFTLAPAGNAGELQLSMLARTYSDVEKAAPQGQGGSTR
- the pilM gene encoding type IV pilus assembly protein PilM, which codes for MRRLRHSGKGVIGVDITSATVKLIELKRVRGQRRVESYAVRPLREGAVVERRIRDIGEVAEALQRAVAQAQPGTREACVAVPAGAAITKTLILPASLNDDEIEARIELESDKHIPFPFSEVAFDFQRLGLNERYGDQQDVLLVACRNQDILQLTETLRQADLTPAAVDVETFAMERAFDELRQQMPPGEEEECMALVDIGANMNAFHVLRGGRIVYSRDTVFGGRRLTDEIASRYGLSLEEAGLAKKRGGLPGDYPTSILMPFVETLVQQIGRSLQLYYTAGRKEKVSRLVLAGGSSVVPGLKERLVEETGMEVLNANPFGRMQVNPRINAQTLANDAPAMLMACGLAMRGR